Genomic window (Verrucomicrobiia bacterium):
CAAATCACGTTGCCGGCCTCAATGACCTCGCCGTTATGGAACTCCACCCGGCCCGGCCCGATGGACTGAACCCGGAGTGCGCACCGCACCTCGACACCCATCTGCTCCAGGGTGATGCGGGCGTTCTCGGAGAGCGCCGCGGGAAACGTCCCCAGCAGTCGCGAGGCCCCCTCGACGAGGACGATCCGCGCCCGCGAGGGATCAATGCGCCGGAAATCGCGGCGCAAGACATGGCGGGCCAGCTCCACCAGGGCTCCCGCCAACTCCACGCCGGTCGCCCCACCGCCCACCACGACCACGGTCATCAACTGCTGCTGTTCCAAGGGGTGTGCGGTGTTCTCGGCCCGCTCAAAGGCCATCAACACATCCCGCCGGATGCGCTGCGCGTCATGGATGGACTTGAGCCCGGGGGCGAATTCCTCCCACTCCGGGTGACCGAAGTAACTCGTACGTCCCCCAAGGGCAAACACCAGATAGTCGTACGTCAGGCGTTGCCCGCCGGCGATGACGCACCGTTCCGCCGGGACGATGGACTCCACCTCGGCGAGGTGGACCCTGACGTGGAGCCGGTCCCGCAGGATCGAGCGGATGGGCTGGGCGATTTCGGAGGCGGCAAGGCCGGCGGTGGCGACCTGGTACAGCAGGGGCTGAAACAGGTGGTGATTTTGCCGATCGAGCAGGATCACCTCCGCCCCGGGATGCTGGAAGGCCTGGCAAAAACGAAGCCCTCCGAATCCGCCCCCCAGCACAGCCACACGAGGTGTCGTCGTCATGTCCCATCCTTTCACGTCGTGGGCCAAAAACAAGGACGGCAGGGTCCGGACCCGTGCAGGCTCGCCGCGTCCCGTCAACAACGGGCAATTGACGCGGCTCCCGGCTCCCCGTAACACGAACCGGTCGCCAATTTCTCATGGCGCGACCTCCAACCGATGTCCCTTTCCAATACGCCTGCCCGATGGAGCCGGGCGGTGACAGATCCTCCCCCCGGAACGGCTCCAACCAGCGTCCGCACCCTGGGCATCTTTCCCGGTGAGGGCATCGGGCCCGAGGTCGTGGAGGCCGCCCTCACGGTGCTCCGCGCCTCGGAGGCTTCAGGCGACGGACCTCGCTGCGAACTCCACTTTGGCGGCAGCATCGGCATCCAGGCCATCCATGAATGCGGCCGGCCGCTGTCGGACCAGGCCTGCGAATTTTGCACCGCAATTTTCGAGGCAGGCGGGGCCATTCTTGCCGGGGCGGGCGGCGACCGGTTCGTCTACGAAACGCGCCGCCAGTTTGGCCTCTATTGCAAACTCAACCCCCTGATCCCCTCCCGGGTTCCCCTTCAGGCCTCACGCCTCCGCCCCGGACATGCCGACGGCGTGGATGTCCTGGTCGTTCGCGAAAATCTCGGCGGCATCTACCAGGGGGTCTGGGATGAGTCGCACTGCGAACACAACGGGCGGGTCGCGAGGCAGGAGTTCTTTTACCATGAGGGGCAGGTCCGTCGCATCCTCCAGGTCGCCACCAGCCTGGCCCGCGAACGGCGCGGCCATCTCACCGTGGTCGTGAAGCCCAATGGAGTTCCGACCATCAGCCGGCTGTGGCTGGACTGCGCCCGCGAGTTGACCGCGGGGTCGTCCCTGAAGCTCAGTGAACTCGAGATTGATTATGCCGCGTTTGCCCTGATCCAGGATCCGCACCGCTTCGATGTGATCGTCACCCCAAACCTGTTCGGGGACATCCTGTCCGACGTCGGCGGCGTCCTCCTCGGATCGCGCGGGCTGTGCTACGGGGGCAGCTTTTCGGCATCGGGCGCCGCGATTTATCAGACGAACCACGGTGCGGCCCACGACCTTGCCGGCACGGACCGGGCCAATCCGGTCGGACAGATCCTCGCCCTCGCCATGATGCTCCACGAGACGTTCGGTGCCACCCGCGAAGCGGCGCGGATCCGCCTCGCCGTCGAGCAGGTGTGGCGGCGCGGCTTCCGCACCGACGACCTGGCGGAACCGGGATGCCAGCGGGTGGGCACGCAGGAACTGGCGGCGTTGATCGCCGCCGAGATCTCCGATCCGACACCCGGGTGATTCCAAAAATGCGCCCCGCCCTCCTGATCGTGGATGCCCAGGAGGATTTCCTCCGGTCCTCCAATCTCCAGCCCGCCCGCGGTGCCCTGTGCGGGGCAATCGCGCAACTCCTGCAGGCGTTCCGCGACGCCCGCCTGCCGGTGGTCCATGTCTGGACCACGATCCGCCACGACGACGAGCGCATGCCCCACTGGCGGACCCACCAGGACCCGCGATGCCGCGAAGGCACTCCGGGGCATCAACCGCCTGAGGCGCTGCGGCCGCTGCCGGGGGAACGGGTGATCCACAAGCAGTTCTTCAGCGCGTTCTCAAGCGACCCACTCGCGCCCGCCCTGCGGAACCTCGGGGTGGACACTCTGGTCCTGTCCGGTGTCCTCCTGCGCTCATGCATCCGGACGACAGCGATGGACGCCTACCCGCGAGGCTTCACGGTGTGGATTGCCGACGGGGCGGTGGGCGATGACGACCCGGTGCACGCGGCGGTCACCCGGCGCTACCTCGCCGACCGCGTCGCCCGCTTCGCCGATGTGGACACGGTGTGTCGTGAAATCACTCCAGCCCCGGCCGCATCCGCCAAACAACCTGAAGTGCCGACGACACGGCTGGCATCCGTCCTCGGCGTCCCGGTCCGCCCGCCGGACGACACCACCGGAGCGGTCGTCCATGTGGCTCCCGGAAACCGCGGGCACCCGTTGTGGCAGGTTCCCCTCGGCGGCCGCCGCGAGGTGGCAGCGGCGGCTCAGGCGGCCCACAACGCCCTCGCGGACTGGCAGCGCACCCCGCTCCGACAGCGCGAAATCTTCTGCGAGACCTTGGCGGACGCCATCCAGGCCGATGCCGAGGGGTGGGCGCGCCGGATTGCGATGGATACCGGCAAGCCCATCCGTGATGCGCGTCTTGAGACCGGATTCGCCGTAGATTTGGTTCGGTCCGCCATCCGATTCGCCCGGATGCCAGAGGTCGCGTCTTCCGGAACCGGCTGGCGGGCGCGGCGGTGTCCGCTCGGGGTCGTCGCGGTCATCACCCCATGGAACAACCCGCTGGCCATTCCTCTTGGCAAGATCGTGCCTGCGCTTCTGCATGGAAACGCCGTGGTCTGGAAGCCGGCGATTCCGGGAGCCGGCATTGCCGCGGCCGCGCACCAATTGCTTGCCGAATGCGGCCTGCCCCCGTCGGTGGTCACCGTGGTGCAGGGGGATCGAACCACTGCCGAACAACTTTTTGAGGATCCCTGTGTGGCTGCGGTCACGCTGACGGGATCCGCGGCGGCCGGGGACACCGCCCACGTCGCGTGCGCACGGCGCCGCATTCCCTTGCAGGCGGAACTTGGCGGCAACAATGCCGCGATCGTCTGGGAGGATGCCGATCCCGCCGACGCCGCGCGCCAGATCGCCCGGGGGGCCTTTGGATCGGCCGGACAACGGTGCACGGCAAATCGTCGCACCATCGTGGCTGCCGGGGTCGCCGACGCGTTCCTTGACGCGCTTCGAGCCGCGACCCGGGAGCTGGCCTGGGGCGACCCGATGGACGAGGCGACGGTGGTTGGCCCGGTGATCTCCGCCCGGGCGCAACAGCGCATCACCGCGGAGATCACGCGCGCCCGCGCCGCCGGTGCGGAAACCTGGAGTCCCGTTGACAGCGTCGCCGGGACACCCGGCAACGGATGGTATGTGCCCCCAACCCTCGTGTGGTCCGCGGCGCCCGGCTCGGAAATCGTGCAGGAGGAAACCTTCGGCCCGGTGCTGGTCGTCCAGCCGGCAAGGGACTGGGACGAGGCCCTCGCGCTGTGCAATGGCGTCCGGCAGGGCCTCGTGGCGGCGCTGTTCAGCGGTTCGCCGGAGATTCAGCAACGATTTCTGGATGGCGCCCATGCGGGTCTGTTGAAGCTCAACGCGTCCACCGCGGGAGCCGGTGCCGACGCCCCCTTTGGCGGCTGGAAGGATTCCGTCATCGGCCCGCCGGAACACGGAGTTGCCGATGTCGAGTTCTATACCCGATGGCAGACCCTGTATGGCCTGCAGCCGTGAAATCCGGTCTAAAACCGGACCGTGATCTGGCCGGCGAACAGGCTGCCTCCTTCAGCGCCGGGCGACTGCTCTTCGCCATAGGAGTACTGGACCTTCATCTGCCAGTGCCGGTTGAAGCGGTAACCCAGGGCCACGTCCAGCCGCCAGGCGTTGTTGTCCCAGCGCGTCTCGCCGCCCGATCCGTCCGGCACGTCTCCGAAGAGCATCACGTTCATCCGCCCGGCCGCCCACAGGTGCGGGGTGATCTTGTACTTGGTCTCCACATAGCCGCCGACCAGGTCGGCGTTCCCCACCTGCGGCACTTGAAACCGCGAGACAAAGAGCTCCGACCACACCTGCCACCGGTGACGCGACCAACTGACATCCACACCGGCGGTGTACTGGTTGAAGTCCCCAAGATCGGTCCCTGGCGGCAGCGTGGATGCCGCCTCCGGCAGCAGGTACGCGCCGCCGCTGCCGGACATGCCCACGTTCCATTCCGCCGACGGACGCCACCCGGCGCGTCCGGACACCGTCGGGTTGGACCACCCGACATCAAACGCGCTCCAGGCGTAGGTGCGCGATGACAACGCCGCGTTCTTGACTTCGACCGCGTAGTCGAAGCGGTCCACCGAGCCAAAGAACGACCCCCCCGAGGTGTAGGAAGGCCCCCAGATCAAGGGCACCCAGGAATTCTTGTTGGCGGGAATCGCCTTGCGATTGAGGAACGCCTGCAGGCTCGCCGGGGCCCCGGTGTCGGAAATGGTGAGCACATGCTCGTAGGGTGTGGGGGCGGTGACGAACGGGCTGTCCCATGAGTAGTGACGTCGCACCCAACTGCCGAAGCTCGTCGCGAACTGTCCAAACTGGAAGTTGGCAACCCCGGACGGCGCCGGCGTCCAGCGCAGCAAATACTCAAAAAACTGGGCGTCCCGGACCTCGGAGCGGGGATCAAACCCACGGTTCGCCTGAAACTGCGCAAACGCGTACCACTGCTCGCCGAACTGCGCCTCGCCAAAGAGGCGAAGCCGCGGGTTGACGAAGGCGGTGTCGCCATAGATCAGCCCTGGCGGCGGATCCTGGTACACGTACCCCTCGAGGTCCGAAATCGTGGAGAACTGCACGCGAAACCGTCCGTCGTGCGTGGACAGATCGAGCGCTTCCTCCACGCGATCGAGGAATTCCTGGGCCGGCATCCCTGCACCGGCCGCCAGGGCCAGGGCGGCGGCAGCGGCGACACGGTGGCGCGCGGGAACGGGGATCATCGAGGGATGGGTTCCGCCGGAACGGGCGATTGCAGACCGAGCAGCTCGTACGCCTGCACCTCCCCGGAAAATCCTTTCAACTTCACCGGAGTCAGCGGACGGCATTCGGCCAGGGTGCCCAGCGCGAGGCAGGTGGCGTCATCCATCACCACCTGGCCCGGCCGCGCCAGGCTGCACAAACGGGAGGCGAGGTTCACACGTTCGCCGATCACCGTGTAATTGAGACGATCCAGGGAGCCCATGCAGCCCGCCACAACCCGGCCGGTCGCCAGGCCGATGCCCACCTCAAGGCGGTGCCGCGAGGTCTCATTCAGGCGGGCGCGTTCCCGCAGGATCCCCAGGGCGCAGCGGGCGCCATCAAGGGCATCCTGCCCCCGGCTGACCGGCGCGCCAAACAGCGCCATGATCAGGTCGCCGACAAACTTGTCCACCACGCCACGGTTCCCCTTCACCACCCGCGTCAGGGCCGTCATGTGCTCGTTCAGGAACTCAATGATCTCCGCCGCCGACAGGTTCTCGGAATGCGCGGTAAAACCCCGGATGTCGCAAAAGAGGACGGTCACCGGACGCTCCTCGCCGCCGAGCAACAGGCCGCCCTCAACCAGTTGTCGCGCCACCTGCTCATCCGCCACCGAATTGAGGACCGTGCGGTAGCGCTCCTTGAGCGCCAGGCCGACGGTCATCTCATTGAAGGCGGTGGCCAGATCGCCGAGTTCATCACGGCCGCGGACCGGCACCTGCACCTCGAGATTGCCCGCCCGAACCTCGGCGGTTCCGCGCTGCAGCTCCCGGATCGGCACCGAAAGGCCGTGCGCCAGCGCCAGGCTCAGGAGCAACGCGCCGCCCAGGGAAACGGTGCCAAGTCCAAGGATCTGACGCCGCAGGAGCGCCTGCTGACGTCGCGCCTCGGCGAGGCTGTACACCCCCACCTGGTAGGGCACCGCATCCCGGGGAGTCCCCGGCGATGCCTCCAGCAGCGCCCGAAAGGCCACCCGATACGGTTCGCCCCCCAGGTCAATCGCCAGTTCGCCCGACGGGTCCGGGGACTCTCCGAGCCGCGCGGCCAGTGCGGTTTGCAAACGCCGGCGGTCGTCATCGGCAAGGCCCGAGTCGCCGGCGAACAATTCGCCGTCGGACCAGATGCCAAAGCGGACCCCTGCACCCGCCGCCGCAGGCTCGGCCGCAGCATCGGCAGACTCCGGCGCGACCGGATCGCCAGGCAGGACGGCGGGAAACGCCAGGAGCAGCGCGCCGAGGGCCGGACCGCCATCCACGCCGGGGATCCGGGTGAGAACCACCTCCAGCAACCGCGGCGGGCCTTCGGCATCCGGAAAGCTCGCAATCCGCACCGCCTGATCCGTTGTCCCTCCGAGCACCTGGCGCACCGGCAGGCGCCGCCCGTTGCGACTCCAGGCAGACGCCCCTTCCCGGGCGGCCGGGATGGACTCCGGCGGCGCGATCAGGCCGCCCGTCGCATCGAAGAAAAGGAAAAAGTTCGGACGCGGGTCCAGTGGGGAATCCCCGGCGAGGGAACGTAGTTCATCGGCACCGGTGAGGTAGAGCAATTCCTCATCGTTCTCCTCGGCGGCCGCGCGGAGTCGCACCGAGGTGGACACCGCGCTCCGGCACCGGTCGCGGATCGCGCCCAACCGCGCGCTCTGGAGCTCGGTGAAGCGGTCAAACCGCGTGTGAAACCGTTCGTCGGAAAGCCGCTCGTAGGCCTCCCGCACCCGGCGCTGCGCCACCACGAGGGCGATGCCAGTGGCAAGGACCACCGCCGCCATCATGGCCAGCACCAGCTTGAGTCGGATGCCGGGACGCAACACGTCAGGGGGCGGGGAAATCCACACGCAGGGTGGTGCCGGGAGTCAGGGTGACCGGACGCTCCCGCACGACCCGCTCTTCAAGCCACGCCTTGAGCGTGTACTGCCCGGCGGGCAGGCCGGTCAACCGGTACACACCGTTGGTGTCCGTGCGCGTAAAATGCGGCGTCTCGAGGACGAGGATGGTCGCCCGCATGTGCGGATGGATTTCACAGTTCAGCCGCACCACCCCGGGGCGGTCAAACACCTGCGGCGGCGGCAGGTCCCCGCGGGCGTAGCGGCCGAGGTCGAAGCGCTTCGGCTTCGAGTACGAGAACACATTGTGGAAGAGGTCGTCGTGATTGGGGAACTCCACGGTGGAACCGGCGAGCACCGGCAGCAC
Coding sequences:
- a CDS encoding 3-isopropylmalate dehydrogenase, which translates into the protein MTDPPPGTAPTSVRTLGIFPGEGIGPEVVEAALTVLRASEASGDGPRCELHFGGSIGIQAIHECGRPLSDQACEFCTAIFEAGGAILAGAGGDRFVYETRRQFGLYCKLNPLIPSRVPLQASRLRPGHADGVDVLVVRENLGGIYQGVWDESHCEHNGRVARQEFFYHEGQVRRILQVATSLARERRGHLTVVVKPNGVPTISRLWLDCARELTAGSSLKLSELEIDYAAFALIQDPHRFDVIVTPNLFGDILSDVGGVLLGSRGLCYGGSFSASGAAIYQTNHGAAHDLAGTDRANPVGQILALAMMLHETFGATREAARIRLAVEQVWRRGFRTDDLAEPGCQRVGTQELAALIAAEISDPTPG
- a CDS encoding aldehyde dehydrogenase family protein, producing the protein MRPALLIVDAQEDFLRSSNLQPARGALCGAIAQLLQAFRDARLPVVHVWTTIRHDDERMPHWRTHQDPRCREGTPGHQPPEALRPLPGERVIHKQFFSAFSSDPLAPALRNLGVDTLVLSGVLLRSCIRTTAMDAYPRGFTVWIADGAVGDDDPVHAAVTRRYLADRVARFADVDTVCREITPAPAASAKQPEVPTTRLASVLGVPVRPPDDTTGAVVHVAPGNRGHPLWQVPLGGRREVAAAAQAAHNALADWQRTPLRQREIFCETLADAIQADAEGWARRIAMDTGKPIRDARLETGFAVDLVRSAIRFARMPEVASSGTGWRARRCPLGVVAVITPWNNPLAIPLGKIVPALLHGNAVVWKPAIPGAGIAAAAHQLLAECGLPPSVVTVVQGDRTTAEQLFEDPCVAAVTLTGSAAAGDTAHVACARRRIPLQAELGGNNAAIVWEDADPADAARQIARGAFGSAGQRCTANRRTIVAAGVADAFLDALRAATRELAWGDPMDEATVVGPVISARAQQRITAEITRARAAGAETWSPVDSVAGTPGNGWYVPPTLVWSAAPGSEIVQEETFGPVLVVQPARDWDEALALCNGVRQGLVAALFSGSPEIQQRFLDGAHAGLLKLNASTAGAGADAPFGGWKDSVIGPPEHGVADVEFYTRWQTLYGLQP
- a CDS encoding carboxypeptidase regulatory-like domain-containing protein, with the translated sequence MLLMGPRTLWLALILAPWLAGRPVADAAIEGTVALPGPSSKRPPPPLPARYENIPASRIGAPAPPVAVVYLEGRFPAAPPATPAVLSQHQLQFEQGVLPVLAGSTVEFPNHDDLFHNVFSYSKPKRFDLGRYARGDLPPPQVFDRPGVVRLNCEIHPHMRATILVLETPHFTRTDTNGVYRLTGLPAGQYTLKAWLEERVVRERPVTLTPGTTLRVDFPAP
- a CDS encoding adenylate/guanylate cyclase domain-containing protein, which gives rise to MLRPGIRLKLVLAMMAAVVLATGIALVVAQRRVREAYERLSDERFHTRFDRFTELQSARLGAIRDRCRSAVSTSVRLRAAAEENDEELLYLTGADELRSLAGDSPLDPRPNFFLFFDATGGLIAPPESIPAAREGASAWSRNGRRLPVRQVLGGTTDQAVRIASFPDAEGPPRLLEVVLTRIPGVDGGPALGALLLAFPAVLPGDPVAPESADAAAEPAAAGAGVRFGIWSDGELFAGDSGLADDDRRRLQTALAARLGESPDPSGELAIDLGGEPYRVAFRALLEASPGTPRDAVPYQVGVYSLAEARRQQALLRRQILGLGTVSLGGALLLSLALAHGLSVPIRELQRGTAEVRAGNLEVQVPVRGRDELGDLATAFNEMTVGLALKERYRTVLNSVADEQVARQLVEGGLLLGGEERPVTVLFCDIRGFTAHSENLSAAEIIEFLNEHMTALTRVVKGNRGVVDKFVGDLIMALFGAPVSRGQDALDGARCALGILRERARLNETSRHRLEVGIGLATGRVVAGCMGSLDRLNYTVIGERVNLASRLCSLARPGQVVMDDATCLALGTLAECRPLTPVKLKGFSGEVQAYELLGLQSPVPAEPIPR
- a CDS encoding NAD(P)/FAD-dependent oxidoreductase; this translates as MTTTPRVAVLGGGFGGLRFCQAFQHPGAEVILLDRQNHHLFQPLLYQVATAGLAASEIAQPIRSILRDRLHVRVHLAEVESIVPAERCVIAGGQRLTYDYLVFALGGRTSYFGHPEWEEFAPGLKSIHDAQRIRRDVLMAFERAENTAHPLEQQQLMTVVVVGGGATGVELAGALVELARHVLRRDFRRIDPSRARIVLVEGASRLLGTFPAALSENARITLEQMGVEVRCALRVQSIGPGRVEFHNGEVIEAGNVIWAAGIAASALTAQLGAPLDRSGRVRVNPDLSVPGHPEIFVIGDAASLEDAAGNPVPGVSPAAIQEAVHVARQIEDELGGRPNRRPFRYWDKGSMATIGRFAAVAKIGPMEFSGYPAWLAWLLVHLVFLVGLRNRIAVFGQWCYSYIMYRRGARIIFGGNS